The Candidatus Latescibacterota bacterium genome includes a window with the following:
- the mgtE gene encoding magnesium transporter gives MEEKPDQIAEAIETIIETEDMLALGGVLEGLRAPDCADVISALPEGSWEIVFRVLQPETASEVLTLVDEGIARNILETLSVDEVVPLIEFMASDDATDIINLLPEVNVPLVLHKISREDYEDVSELLKFDEESAGGLMERELVTVMTGMKISDVIGVVRAVGEKIKHIQNIFVIDRSKRLLGSIPVIDLLIEDPDKRVEEVMDKDFLTVTAETDQEEVAALFSKYDLYSLPVVDSSGVLAGRITVDDIIDVIEEEANEDITMMAGTGEEEFWERSPVRLSRARLPWLLTGLLGGIASAMVMNSFKESLESIIALAFFVPVIMAMGGNVGIQSSAIVVRELAVGGLSIANTGNKLIRELKVSLINGVVLGSVLLIMVMLWQQNVRLGLLLGFCMFIIICWATLMGALIPLLLKRANIDPALATGPFITTVNDIVGILVYLGIATVFLNWIGTG, from the coding sequence ATGGAAGAAAAGCCTGATCAGATAGCTGAGGCTATCGAGACAATAATCGAAACAGAAGATATGTTGGCCCTTGGAGGAGTCCTTGAAGGCCTGAGGGCACCCGATTGTGCTGATGTCATATCGGCTCTTCCTGAGGGATCATGGGAAATCGTTTTCAGGGTACTCCAGCCGGAAACGGCGAGTGAAGTCCTTACTCTCGTCGATGAGGGGATAGCACGGAATATTCTGGAAACTCTTTCTGTCGACGAGGTAGTCCCTCTTATCGAGTTCATGGCCAGTGATGATGCCACCGATATAATCAACCTGCTTCCAGAAGTAAACGTACCACTTGTCCTCCACAAGATCAGTCGGGAGGATTATGAGGATGTAAGCGAACTTCTCAAGTTCGACGAGGAATCAGCAGGCGGATTGATGGAGAGAGAACTTGTCACCGTGATGACGGGGATGAAGATCTCGGATGTGATCGGAGTGGTAAGGGCCGTAGGAGAGAAGATCAAGCATATTCAGAATATTTTCGTCATAGACCGGAGTAAAAGGCTTCTGGGCAGTATCCCGGTGATCGACCTGCTTATCGAGGATCCTGATAAAAGGGTGGAAGAAGTGATGGATAAGGATTTCCTCACCGTGACTGCGGAGACTGATCAGGAGGAAGTGGCGGCACTTTTTTCAAAATACGACCTTTACAGCTTGCCTGTCGTGGATTCTTCAGGTGTGCTTGCTGGAAGAATCACTGTTGACGACATTATCGATGTAATCGAAGAGGAAGCCAACGAGGATATAACGATGATGGCCGGTACGGGTGAGGAGGAGTTCTGGGAGAGGTCTCCGGTCAGGTTATCGAGAGCGAGGCTCCCCTGGCTTCTTACCGGACTGTTAGGCGGGATCGCTTCTGCGATGGTGATGAACAGTTTCAAGGAATCACTCGAATCGATTATCGCTCTGGCTTTCTTTGTCCCGGTGATAATGGCGATGGGAGGCAATGTCGGTATACAGTCATCTGCCATCGTCGTGAGAGAACTTGCTGTCGGAGGGCTGAGTATCGCCAACACCGGAAACAAGCTGATCAGGGAATTGAAAGTCTCGCTTATAAACGGTGTAGTGCTTGGATCGGTACTGCTCATCATGGTTATGCTGTGGCAACAGAATGTAAGGCTTGGTCTGCTGCTGGGATTCTGTATGTTCATCATCATATGCTGGGCGACACTGATGGGAGCCCTGATCCCACTGTTATTAAAAAGAGCGAATATCGATCCGGCTCTTGCTACCGGGCCTTTCA